A stretch of DNA from Acidicapsa acidisoli:
AGCGTGAGAGGCCCCTGGTCGGTGCTCACGAATGTCAGAGGCGCAGACGCAATCTAGCTTTTGGAGAATCGTTACGAGGCTCTTGTGGCACAACTATCGGGATTTGCAAGTCACTTCGTCTCGTGCGTCGCGGTTATGATTCGCTCGGCCATTCTAACCAGGTCCGCCAGAGAGCTGGCTCCCATCTTATGCATCGCATTTCCTCGATGGATTTTCACTGTTATCTCACTTATCCCGATCTCCGCGGCGACTTGTTTATTCAACATCCCTGAGATAACCATCTTCATAACTTCGCGCTCACGGGAAGTTAGCGCCTCATATCTCCTGCGGAGGCTCACCAACTCTGACTTTTCCTTGAACTGCGCCTGGGCCTTATCCATGGAGTTGCGCACGGCATTCAGGAGGTCCAAATGATTGACGGGCTTGGTCAGGAATTCTACCGCTCCGGATTTGATGGCTTGCACCGACATCCTGATATCTCCGTGCCCAGTGATGAAGATCGTGGGAATCTGGATATCTGCTTTAATAAGTTCCTGCTGCAGAGCCAGTCCACTCAGCCCTGGCAGTTGGACATCCAGGACCAGACAGCCAAGGTCATCGGGAGTCCACGAAGAAAGAAACTCGCCGGCTGAGTTGAAGAGCCTTACGCCATATCCGGCGGAGCGCAGGAGGCTGTCAAGAGCTTCACGCACAGACCCTTCGTCTTCGACAACAAAGACCATCGGAACTTGTTCGGTCATTCGTTTGGCATCCAAATACTAGTCATTGGGGGCGTGGATCTGTCACGGCATAGGCCAGGATCTCAAACGCGGGGCGCGTCCTCCGCATGCTAGCATGCTTCTATCATGGTAATCTTCGACGGTCGAGAACGCTACTCTGCTGCAAAATTCCAAGCCGATGAGGTCTGACGCGAATGCAGGATGCTTCCAAATTCCGTCGCACTGGCGGGTCAGCCGTCGAGTCGGGCTCTTCCCCTGAAACGGACCCCGACCGGCCTGTCGTCTTTGTGCTGGATGACGATCCCGATGTACGGGAAGCGCTGTCGAGCCTTTTATCTTCCGCGGGTCTGCGGGTTCTCACGTTTGGATCGGCGGCGGAGTTTCTCAAGGCCAAGGCTCCGCGCTGCCCGGCTTGTCTGGTGCTGGATTTGCAGTTGCCAGATATCAATGGTCTGGATTTACAGCAGAAGCTCGCGGAAGTGAACGGACCTCCGGTCGTCTTTATCTCCGGTCATGGCGACATTCCTTCGTCGGTTCGAGCGATGAAGGCCGGAGCGATCGAATTTCTGCCGAAACCATTCAGCGATGAGGAATTGCTTTCGGCCATCTCCAACGCTATCGCCAAGGATCGGGAGACAACGCAGCAAAGATCAGAATTGGCAAGAATCCAAAAGTCTTACGCGCTGCTCTCTGCCAGGGAACGAGAGGTTTTGCCGCTCATCGCGGCGGGGCTCAAGAATAAGGACAGTGCGGCAATGTTGGGAATTGCCGAGATCACGCTACAGGTTCACCGCGCGCAGATTATGAGAAAGATGGCCGCGCAATCGGTAACTGACCTCGTGAGAATGGCCAGCAAACTCGGAATCGTCTAGTTTTGAGCAACCTATACCAAGTCATAATAGTCATCCTGTAGCATGCAAGTTACAGTAATCCGGAACGGGGGTCGCACCTGAGCCGACACATAAAACCTATAGTAGTGGTCGTGGACGACGACCTGGAGATTCGCGAGTCTCTTAAGAGCCTTTTGACATCGGCCGATTTCGGCGTGGCAACGTTTTCGTCTGCCGAGAGCGCGCTAGAGTCCGGGATTCTCGCCGACGCCGGGTGTCTTGTCACAGATGTGCGCATGCCCGGGATGCACGGCACTGAATTGCAGTCACGGGTACGCCGCCAACATCCTGCCTTACCCGTGATCATGATTACGGCTCATCGCAGCGAAGAAATGAGACTATCCGCCCTGTCGAATGGCACCGCTTTTCTCTTTTACAAACCCTTCGATCCAATAGTTCTCTTACAGGCTATCCACTCGGTTATATCCCGTCTTGAAGGACATGCCTGATTTTGCGCCACTTACGACGCTCGAGCTCGCGCCCGGCAGCGTGCATTCCTCGATATTCCTCCAGGCTGGTAGGAACGGGAAATATCCGGAAAGTATCTACTAACTTAGGTTAGTGTTACCTTCACAGTCTGTCCAATTGTCTATATATTCAGAGTCTGTGCGAGGTAACATCTGCGATGTTACTGTTGAGATTGCCGGGCAAGCATTCCGGGAGAACTCCAGTTAATTACGTGGTAAGTAGCAGGTCCGGCGCCAACGTTTCTGAGGCCATGCAACTGGTTCGAGGCGCTGAAGATTACAGAGCCCGCCCCAACCCGTTTCCACTCGCCGTTGACGAGACATTCTACCGTTCCTTCCTTGACGATGACCAATTCCTCATTGGGATGCTTGTGAGGCGGGTGCGAGGCCTGTCCCGGGTTCAGAGTGGTGACATGAACCTCCAGCTCATCCAGAGTTGCGGTCGGACCGCGAAAAAAGGATCGAACCTCTCCGACCGCCGTCTTGTGAGCGGGGATCGTGTTCCAGTCATAAACCGAAGAGCCAATGACGGCCTTCTGTTGAAATGCCAGGGCGATACAAGCGGTGAAGAAACTCGCACCGACGGCTACGAAAATATCCCGACGTGTCATGATCTTGCTCTCCTATGCGTTCAAGTGGGAAAGGTGAGAACCTTCGCGTTCTTTTGCGCCAGGAGCACGAGTTCTGCTGTCAGGAGCGCCTGTTCCTGATTTTGTCCAGTATGAGTGCGGTTCACGATATCAGAGACGAACTGCGGGCCAAATGGTAGTTCAACTTTGCTGCAATCGATGTATTTTGTTTGCTTTGCATCCACGACGAACAGGTGATTGCCATCGCTTCGCCCGGCGATATCCACATATTTCCGCAATTCGATGTAGCCTTCCGTGCCGAGGATGAAAAGGCGTCCGTCGCCCCATGTGCCGAGGCCGTCCGGCGTGAACCAGTCCACGCGAACGTATCCTGCGCCGCCGTTGCCGTGGAGCATCATATCTCCAAAATCCTGAAATCTGGGGTGAGCGGGATGGTTTACGTTCGCAATCTGAGAGGCGGTAACCGCAGCGGTTGTCGATCCTGTGTAGTACACAAACTGGTCTGCCTGATGGGAACCGATGTCACAGAGAATGCCTCCGTATTGCTCGGGGTCCCAGAACCATGCGGGCCGAGTGATGTCATTCACCTTATGAGGCGCGATGTTGATGGTTTGGACGACTTTTCCGATGGCTCCCTGCTGGATGAGGTCTCCGGCTTTGACTG
This window harbors:
- a CDS encoding response regulator transcription factor; its protein translation is MTEQVPMVFVVEDEGSVREALDSLLRSAGYGVRLFNSAGEFLSSWTPDDLGCLVLDVQLPGLSGLALQQELIKADIQIPTIFITGHGDIRMSVQAIKSGAVEFLTKPVNHLDLLNAVRNSMDKAQAQFKEKSELVSLRRRYEALTSREREVMKMVISGMLNKQVAAEIGISEITVKIHRGNAMHKMGASSLADLVRMAERIITATHETK
- a CDS encoding cupin domain-containing protein, with amino-acid sequence MTRRDIFVAVGASFFTACIALAFQQKAVIGSSVYDWNTIPAHKTAVGEVRSFFRGPTATLDELEVHVTTLNPGQASHPPHKHPNEELVIVKEGTVECLVNGEWKRVGAGSVIFSASNQLHGLRNVGAGPATYHVINWSSPGMLARQSQQ
- a CDS encoding response regulator transcription factor, which encodes MQDASKFRRTGGSAVESGSSPETDPDRPVVFVLDDDPDVREALSSLLSSAGLRVLTFGSAAEFLKAKAPRCPACLVLDLQLPDINGLDLQQKLAEVNGPPVVFISGHGDIPSSVRAMKAGAIEFLPKPFSDEELLSAISNAIAKDRETTQQRSELARIQKSYALLSAREREVLPLIAAGLKNKDSAAMLGIAEITLQVHRAQIMRKMAAQSVTDLVRMASKLGIV
- a CDS encoding Gfo/Idh/MocA family protein, producing the protein MRVENYARRSFLKAMGSAGMLTALPDAAHGLYGAGNGPIVHEVAAPFQGIEAKPQYSIRFSVIGLDHYHIMSMTAAAIRGGGELVSVYATDPKAIADFIKLYPQAKLARSEQEILDDPSIKLVAGAQIPNLRAPLGIRVMHHGKDYLSDKPAITTLEQLADVRAAIKQTGRIFAIMYSERLEVRAAVKAGDLIQQGAIGKVVQTINIAPHKVNDITRPAWFWDPEQYGGILCDIGSHQADQFVYYTGSTTAAVTASQIANVNHPAHPRFQDFGDMMLHGNGGAGYVRVDWFTPDGLGTWGDGRLFILGTEGYIELRKYVDIAGRSDGNHLFVVDAKQTKYIDCSKVELPFGPQFVSDIVNRTHTGQNQEQALLTAELVLLAQKNAKVLTFPT
- a CDS encoding response regulator; this translates as MDDDLEIRESLKSLLTSADFGVATFSSAESALESGILADAGCLVTDVRMPGMHGTELQSRVRRQHPALPVIMITAHRSEEMRLSALSNGTAFLFYKPFDPIVLLQAIHSVISRLEGHA